A section of the Primulina eburnea isolate SZY01 chromosome 1, ASM2296580v1, whole genome shotgun sequence genome encodes:
- the LOC140817455 gene encoding F-box protein FBW2, which yields MDEEGDFRKWDELIPDALGLIFKNLSLREVLTVAPRVCKSWGRAVSGPYCWQEIDIEEWSRNSKPEIVDRMLRMLIARSGGSLRKLSISGLASDQSILFIANHAQALGTLRLPRCEINNAIMEKAAAKLSLITVLDLSYCINIGARALEAVGKHCKFLTSLRRIMHPLEVIGKLSQDDEALAIASTMPRLKHLEIAYLLVDTSSIIKVIENCKNLELLDVRGCWNVNLEEKFVKRFPKLKVIGPLVVDCYDMNGWDNCSDYSGSSGYLAWDFVAGDMDDDYAEMLDDFWEDENPIDDVEMWFYDDVNAVDAGYDWPQSP from the exons ATGGATGAGGAaggtgattttcgaaaatgggaCGAATTAATACCtgatgcacttggtctgatattCAAGAATCTTTCACTTCGGGAGGTGCTTACAGTGGCACCGAGGGTTTGTAAGTCATGGGGAAGAGCAGTGTCAGGGCCTTATTGTTGGCAAGAGATAGACATTGAGGAATGGAGCAGAAATTCCAAACCCGAAATTGTCGACAGAATGCTTCGAATGTTGATCGCTAGAAGTGGTGGTTCACTCCGAAAACTTAGCATTTCTGGTCTTGCCAGCGATCAAAGCATCTTGTTCATAGCAAATCA TGCACAAGCTCTCGGAACTTTACGATTGCCAAGATGTGAAATAAACAACGCAATAATGGAAAAAGCTGCTGCGAAGTTATCACTTATTACGGTTTTAGATTTGAGCTACTGCATCAACATCGGAGCTCGAGCCCTTGAAGCAGTAGGGAAGCACTGTAAGTTTCTTACTAGTTTGCGGAGAATAATGCACCCATTGGAGGTGATCGGCAAGCTTTCACAAGATGACGAGGCCCTTGCCATCGCATCCACAATGCCAAGACTCAAGCATCTCGAGATCGCCTACTTGCTCGTTGATACATCCAGTATAATCAAGGTTATAGAGAACTGCAAGAATCTTGAGTTACTTGATGTCCGGGGGTGTTGGAATGTAAATTTGGAAGAGAAGTTTGTGAAAAGATTTCCTAAACTTAAGGTGATCGGACCCCTTGTCGTAGATTGTTATGATATGAATGGGTGGGATAATTGCTCCGATTACTCGGGCTCTTCCGGTTATTTGGCATGGGATTTCGTGGCCGGAGATATGGATGATGATTATGCGGAGATGTTGGATGATTTTTGGGAAGACGAAAATCCGATCGATGATGTTGAAATGTGGTTTTATGATGATGTTAATGCTGTAGATGCTGGGTATGATTGGCCTCAATCTCCTTAA